From one Dermacentor andersoni chromosome 1, qqDerAnde1_hic_scaffold, whole genome shotgun sequence genomic stretch:
- the LOC126516564 gene encoding uncharacterized protein codes for MLFASAHPGMETTSKHTVFGFNYGLDWRPTSFVDALSSDYVCSVCGLVPRLSAALPCGHVLCLQCYNHNGSRLNCCPLDKKIVDEKGVVFSSLSRESILSRKVRCWNAENGCVAEDAASTMLEHFFSLCQFHAVSCRTCGIRVLRRDVVNHVANRCPGPSSRQPPDEHPFLSVVEVEEVLKQISSEAATATARQQSLEEPPMCEKEIVMTELSLAVADIVRVERYESALRTYGTFVSSRELLNTATANEPAVSARLEPSTTRGDVTEKARATSLEDLVQSCSTSSSPLESTKGERRCTSMNVVGTSMNNGVKEALAEPQAVPRKRLDGRPEPFSRRLVRADDRECCECIIENWTHFSTGQAPPDIRQGRCDCGTRLLSYGYMLVPELIATSTARDISFTVYAFKGLDGATSDRPSDGTFRIRLIHPTDSTRELIRSKEMSWYTPPFPERVRGQKVHCLGYIPSFISVACVEEGGFVANDELRMRFRLTPW; via the coding sequence ATGCTGTTTGCGAGTGCGCATCCGGGCATGGAAACCACGAGCAAGCACACTGTGTTCGGCTTCAACTATGGTCTCGACTGGCGTCCTACCTCGTTCGTAGACGCTCTCTCTTCGGACTACGTGTGCAGCGTTTGCGGGCTGGTGCCCCGGTTGTCGGCCGCTCTGCCCTGCGGCCACGTGCTTTGTCTGCAGTGCTACAACCACAACGGGAGCAGACTGAACTGCTGTCCGCTGGATAAGAAAATCGTCGATGAGAAAGGTGTGGTGTTCTCGAGCCTCAGCAGAGAAAGTATTCTCAGTCGCAAAGTGCGCTGCTGGAATGCAGAGAACGGTTGCGTCGCCGAGGACGCAGCTTCCACCATGCTGGAGCACTTTTTCAGCCTCTGCCAATTCCACGCCGTCAGCTGCCGCACTTGCGGCATCCGAGTATTGCGACGGGACGTCGTCAACCACGTTGCGAACCGCTGTCCAGGCCCGTCGTCTCGACAACCACCGGACGAACATCCTTTCCTTAGCGTCGTCGAGGTCGAGGAAGTGCTGAAGCAGATATCAAGTGAAGCCGCGACTGCAACAGCGCGGCAGCAGTCGCTTGAAGAGCCGCCCATGtgcgaaaaagaaattgtgatgaCGGAGCTGTCTTTGGCTGTTGCCGATATAGTGCGAGTCGAGCGATACGAGAGCGCCCTTCGCACTTACGGGACTTTTGTGTCGTCGCGTGAACTCCTAAACACCGCCACTGCGAACGAACCGGCTGTTAGCGCGAGACTGGAGCCTAGCACGACCAGGGGCGATGTGACAGAGAAGGCGAGAGCGACTTCTTTAGAAGATCTCGTGCAGTCCTGCTCTACTTCTTCTTCGCCCTTGGAGAGCACCAAAGGGGAACGTCGATGTACGTCGATGAACGTTGTCGGAACGTCGATGAACAACGGGGTCAAAGAGGCACTTGCTGAGCCGCAGGCGGTGCCACGAAAGCGTCTCGACGGGCGTCCGGAACCGTTCTCGCGTAGGCTAGTTCGTGCTGACGATCGAGAATGCTGTGAATGTATTATAGAAAACTGGACGCACTTCAGCACCGGCCAAGCCCCACCCGATATCCGACAAGGTCGATGTGACTGCGGCACGCGCTTGCTCTCCTACGGATACATGCTTGTTCCAGAGCTCATCGCCACATCAACCGCGAGAGACATATCCTTTACCGTATACGCGTTCAAAGGACTTGACGGTGCTACATCTGATAGACCCTCGGATGGGACGTTTAGGATTCGCCTAATTCATCCCACCGATTCTACCAGGGAATTGATACGATCTAAAGAAATGTCTTGGTATACACCCCCATTCCCGGAGCGTGTTAGGGGCCAAAAAGTGCACTGTTTGGGCTACATTCCATCATTTATTAGTGTTGCATGCGTGGAAGAAGGCGGCTTTGTTGCGAACGATGAACTCCGTATGCGTTTTAGGTTGACACCTTGGTAG